A window of the Bacteroidota bacterium genome harbors these coding sequences:
- a CDS encoding aldolase/citrate lyase family protein: MMEKNVLALAGNKGKGIRSDCHVSLEIKESGGIDLTIESKVSVMYGRTNRQLALDILAFHNIKNASLLIEDSGALPLVIAARIDAAIHKLTGTGKEFLFDILEQNNYSTTRDRFRFSRLYLPGNSPTLMLNAGIHKPDGIILDLEDAVAPDKKPEARFLVRNALRGLDFYGAERMVRINQVPAGLDDLDYIIPHNVNLILVPKCESAEQIKLVNKRIDELKKKHSIKNDVWLMPIVESSLGVLKAYEIATAADNVVSMAIGLEDYTADLGVKRTAEATESFFARSMVVNACRAAGIQPIDSVFSDVADLDGLKQNVLKSKALGFDGMGCIHPRQIRVIHEFFSPDSLEIEKAKKIANAFFEATEKGLGVVSLGTKMIDPPVVKRAQKIISLAVSLGIISKNWREEDNEKK; this comes from the coding sequence ATGATGGAGAAAAACGTTTTGGCCCTGGCCGGGAATAAAGGAAAAGGCATTCGATCAGATTGTCACGTAAGCCTTGAAATCAAAGAAAGCGGCGGCATTGACCTTACCATAGAAAGCAAGGTCAGCGTGATGTACGGTCGTACCAACAGGCAGCTGGCGCTTGATATTCTTGCCTTCCATAATATTAAAAACGCATCGCTGCTCATCGAAGATTCAGGAGCATTGCCCCTGGTAATTGCTGCTCGCATTGATGCCGCCATTCATAAACTTACCGGAACAGGCAAAGAATTTTTATTCGACATTCTTGAACAAAATAACTATTCCACGACTCGTGACCGTTTTCGCTTTTCGCGCTTATATCTTCCGGGCAACAGCCCAACACTGATGCTCAATGCAGGAATTCACAAACCCGATGGCATTATACTCGACCTGGAAGATGCAGTTGCTCCCGATAAAAAACCGGAAGCTCGCTTTCTGGTACGGAATGCTCTTCGCGGGCTTGATTTTTACGGTGCTGAACGCATGGTACGCATCAATCAGGTGCCGGCAGGACTCGATGACCTTGATTACATTATTCCGCATAACGTGAACCTCATACTTGTTCCTAAATGCGAAAGTGCAGAACAAATTAAATTGGTGAACAAGAGAATTGATGAGCTGAAAAAGAAACACTCTATTAAAAATGATGTTTGGCTGATGCCGATTGTTGAGAGCAGCCTGGGTGTGCTCAAAGCATACGAGATTGCAACTGCAGCAGATAACGTTGTTTCTATGGCCATCGGTCTTGAAGATTATACAGCCGATCTGGGCGTAAAACGTACTGCTGAAGCAACAGAATCGTTTTTTGCCCGCAGCATGGTAGTGAATGCCTGCCGTGCCGCCGGTATTCAGCCAATTGATTCAGTATTTTCAGATGTAGCCGATTTAGACGGGCTGAAGCAAAATGTACTGAAATCAAAAGCACTTGGCTTTGATGGTATGGGCTGCATACATCCGAGACAAATCAGGGTAATCCACGAATTTTTTTCACCTGATTCTTTGGAAATAGAAAAGGCAAAAAAAATCGCGAATGCATTTTTTGAAGCAACAGAAAAAGGACTGGGTGTGGTTTCGCTCGGCACTAAAATGATAGATCCACCGGTAGTAAAACGTGCGCAAAAAATCATTAGTTTGGCTGTATCACTGGGAATAATATCAAAAAACTGGAGGGAAGAAGACAATGAAAAAAAATGA
- the citF gene encoding citrate lyase subunit alpha yields MIKNALGRMVPQEINGREAVPYKGVGKHKPTGRKYAPPIATCADYPADGNKIVSSLKEALIKCGLKDGMTISTHHHFRNGDLVAGQIFSIVEELGVKGLMWCPSASFECHSFMTKYLEDGTIHHIEGSMNGSLGRYTSDGKMQGTGILRSHGGRYQAIQDGEVHVDIAVIAAPTADAFGNATGDRGPAACGLLGFALADSQYADKVIVVTDNLVPFPCVPWQIHGNYVDHVVVVDKIGIPEKIVSGTTEITKSPDRLLLAEWTAQFCDEAGIIHDGFSFQAGAGGTALSIGIYFADILRERGWKARFARGGSNKYLVNMLEEGLVDYILDGQTFDLEGVRSMRENPNHLNTSPFTSYNYHGKGNFASMVDVTILGATEVDVNFNANVVTHSDGVLLHGIGGWQNCLFAKCTILPIPLFRDRMPVILDAVTTICGPGELIDVIVTERGIAINPLRTDLIEKMKGSRLPIKTIEELKKEAEMICGVPDKPQFEDEVVAVVKWVDGTVIDSIWKLKK; encoded by the coding sequence ATGATAAAAAACGCTCTGGGTCGCATGGTGCCTCAGGAAATTAACGGACGGGAAGCGGTTCCTTACAAAGGTGTTGGTAAACATAAGCCAACAGGACGGAAGTACGCGCCACCGATTGCCACATGTGCCGATTATCCCGCCGACGGAAACAAAATAGTATCATCGCTCAAAGAAGCACTCATCAAGTGTGGTTTGAAAGACGGTATGACCATTTCTACGCATCATCATTTCCGCAACGGCGATCTGGTGGCAGGACAAATATTCAGCATTGTTGAAGAACTTGGCGTGAAAGGACTGATGTGGTGCCCCTCTGCATCATTTGAGTGTCATTCATTCATGACAAAATATCTGGAAGACGGCACCATTCATCATATTGAAGGCAGTATGAACGGTTCACTCGGACGCTATACTTCCGATGGCAAGATGCAGGGAACGGGCATTCTCCGTTCGCATGGCGGCCGTTATCAGGCAATTCAGGATGGCGAAGTGCACGTTGATATTGCAGTTATTGCAGCTCCAACTGCCGATGCATTTGGAAATGCCACCGGCGACCGTGGTCCTGCAGCCTGCGGACTGCTTGGTTTTGCGCTGGCCGATTCGCAGTACGCCGATAAAGTAATTGTAGTAACCGACAACCTGGTTCCCTTTCCCTGTGTACCCTGGCAGATTCACGGCAATTACGTTGACCACGTTGTAGTGGTAGATAAAATAGGCATCCCTGAAAAAATCGTTTCAGGAACTACAGAGATTACGAAGAGTCCCGACCGCTTATTGTTAGCCGAGTGGACGGCACAATTTTGTGATGAAGCGGGAATAATACACGATGGATTTTCGTTTCAGGCGGGAGCCGGCGGAACGGCACTTTCAATAGGAATTTATTTTGCGGATATACTGAGGGAGCGCGGTTGGAAGGCACGTTTTGCGAGGGGTGGCAGCAATAAATATCTTGTAAATATGCTTGAAGAAGGGCTTGTGGACTACATTCTCGATGGTCAAACTTTCGACCTTGAAGGAGTACGCTCCATGCGTGAAAATCCGAATCATCTTAATACGAGTCCATTTACAAGCTATAACTATCATGGCAAAGGGAATTTTGCCAGTATGGTTGATGTTACCATTTTGGGAGCGACCGAAGTAGACGTAAACTTCAATGCGAATGTAGTAACCCATTCCGATGGCGTATTGCTGCACGGAATCGGGGGATGGCAAAACTGTCTTTTTGCGAAATGCACTATTCTTCCAATACCCTTGTTCCGCGACCGTATGCCGGTGATTCTGGATGCTGTTACCACCATTTGCGGACCGGGCGAACTCATCGATGTAATTGTGACCGAAAGAGGAATCGCAATCAATCCGTTGCGTACTGACCTTATTGAAAAAATGAAAGGCAGCCGCTTACCTATTAAAACTATTGAAGAGCTAAAAAAAGAAGCAGAAATGATTTGCGGAGTACCCGATAAACCACAGTTTGAAGATGAAGTTGTAGCTGTTGTAAAATGGGTTGACGGTACCGTAATTGATTCAATCTGGAAGCTCAAAAAATAA